The Fusarium fujikuroi IMI 58289 draft genome, chromosome FFUJ_chr05 DNA segment CTAACAGCACGCAAGTAGACTTCCTTGTGTGCCCGCCCATTAATCGTAGTCGTTGCCTTTTCTGATCTTCGCTCGAAGATAGTAGAGTTAGGCATGAGGCTGTGCGGGCCGCGTTATGGATCCTTTGCAGATGCATTCCGATAGGATCTCGTGATCTTGTTCACAGTCTCTGGATTTTAAGCCAACTTTGCTTATTGGAGGATCCGTATCATCTGCCAGGAttctccaagttcaaggccgTGACGTGCACTGAGAAGTGACTTGTCCGACCCTGGCTCTTAGGACTCAATAGGCGTCAGGCTGCTACCGTTCAAATCGCTAACGGCCCAGTGAAGGATCTCTGTTTCCGAATAGTGTGCACTTACTGGGCGTGAGATAATCAGATAAATCAAGGCAGTTTCCAAAAATGGATGAAGCATACGATGACTGGTCGGCCTCGTCCAAATTGGTCTCCCATAGGTACCTGACTCATCGTGccaggttggtgttggtccTTTGGTTGTGAGGCCTCACAACCTTAGTTTCCAGGTGGCAACAGTTGAACATAAAGTGGGCAGCTTTATCCAACAGGAACAATATCGAAAGGGATGAATGTATCAACGCCTAGACCACCGAGTCTTGGGCGGGACATGTCGCGGCTTGCTAGATTGATGGTCCAAATCAATGCTAGTTTGCGACAGGCTTGCGACTACCAACGTATCGCAGACTTTGGCGTGGAGTTGTTGCGTATGTATCAGAGCACCAGCATGTGGGTGGCACAAGCAGATGACGCTGGTGGTGACGACGATAATCCCAAGTGAGGCATTGGCGAGACTACCGAAGATCGATAAGATCGCTAAGGATGAGAGGGTCAGTTCGTAACGAGTAAGGAGTAGGGATCCTGTCGATTCAATAGCATTTGAGTCGCAGATAGTCCCTGGTGGTGACGATTTTGGGTGTTGAGAGAGGGGAAATTGAAATTGGGTGAGAATTTGGAGATTCGGGCGCCTTGTGGTTTAGATAGATTAGGGGACGGGACGGGAAGGAGCGATCTGAGTTCTAAGGCATTTGTGCATTTGCACCAGAAATATGAGGTTGAACCTCAGGTTGAACTATTCAACGACGGGATGGGATGCGACCTGACAAGGGCCAGGCCTAAAGCAGCTAATACTGGGCTTGCGAGGGTGAACCATGACCATGAGCCACACGAATTATGCGTATCGTTATTGGTTTATTACGACGATCAGAGCcgatctcaagaacctcgttAGAGCTTATCAATTGAAGAAATAAAAGGTCGTATTTGAAGGTTccttttaaccttaacccTTGGGCAAtgcttcaacatcatcgtctcTGCCCACAGAACAGTTCGAGGGATTGAGGCCCAAGCGGATGGAATGACATCAGTACCTTATGGATAACAGCAAAATATCATGTCGGACATTTGTCTTCCGTCTTATGCTTGTGTTACTGAACCTGAAGCATTCCCCGCTCTCGATCCTCAGACCCAAAAGAGACAATTGGTTCGACAATGCGATAGCTAACGCCTCCAGATGAAGTGGCTTTCGGCAAATGTCTTTGTTCACGGTGCTCCAACAGTTTGCTGTGTTACGATGTGAAAGCCTTCATCTGTGCATTTCCTCCATTTGCTAACCCCAGATGATTATTGACCCAAGTCTTACGCCTCAATCTGTGAACAATACTCCTGGCATAAGCCACCAGAGTTCACGGCGTTGGTTCAATTAACACACAGGTCTATAAAGAAGACGGTATTTCTCCCTCTTACCCTCCATACCATACACACAATTCAATACTCTGTCAAACAGTCCATCATCACTAAACGCCATGTCTATCGGAAAACTCACTACTTGTCTCTGGTTTGAggaccaaggagaagaggcaGCAAAACACTACGTCTCAATCTTTGCCCCTGAttccaagatcaacaccatccaaCGTTACACTCCGGCCGGTCAAGACCAACACGGCCAGGAACCCGGAAGGGTCATGGTTGTCGAATTTGAGCTCCGAGGTCGTTCCTTTGTCGCTCTCAATGGCGGTCCGGCGAAATGGAAATTCAGTGAAGCTATTTCCCTCATGATCGACTGCAAGGATCAGGCTGAAGTTGATCACTACTGGGGGAAGCTCAGCGaaggtggtgatgaggcCCGCCAACAGTGTGGATGGTTGGCCGACAAGTTTGGAGTTGCTTGGCAAGTCGTGCCTTCAGCGCTCAAAGAGATGATGGGATCCGAGGATAAAGCTGCAGCTGGAAGAGCGACTGCAGctatgatggagatgaagaagtttgATATTgctgagttggagaaggCGTATAAGGGCTAATGTACGCAAGGTGAAGCTGCCAGTAGGCGATTTGATGTAAGCTAATCCTAGCTGTGGTGTCTATCATAGTATCCTTTATAGGACGATGCTATTATTTGGAGATTCTTAAGATTGAGCCTATGGTCGAACTAGGCTGTCTTCGTTACAAGAGTCGTTAAACCCTGGCTGCAGGCACTTTGCCTTTCCCCCAGACACCAGACCAGCGGCCGCAAAGCCGAGAGTACTCCGGACTGCACCGAGCGTTTCTAGAATACCAGACACTGCCTTTAAGCCGAGGATAGGCTAGTAAAGATCACCCTGTCGTTTTATACAAGTTTGAATGATTATTGCTGTTCCGATCGTCGGTGTTGGACTCGGTAGATTGCCGAATAAGCTCTTATACGGCGGTAGTACCGAGGCGGCTCTTACCGGGGCCATGTCGCATCCGGAGCTTTGGAGCTCTATGCCTACAATTATTGGGATACAGTTCTTATCTCTGGAATAATCACCTTTCCTCTGGTGTCTATAGGTCACCAATCACTCGATAATATAACACTGTCCGTGTCTCTTCATATCCACGTCCGAGGTGACTAAAAACCAGCCGACCACGTTGGCAGAGTCTACGGCGgacaaacaagacaagaagggTTGGGTCAAGGGTTGATAATTAGCTCTAGGTAGCCGCATTTAGTGGGCTATAGCTACCCCAACTTGCAAAAGCTATCACCCAAGAGTCAATCTGCATCGGTTTTAGCGGCCTAGATCGGCTCACAAACCACGGGTCTTATCCAATGATAGATTCGGACCCTcaactttttttctttcattAAATAAATCCCCTCCACCCTCTTTCTGTTCCTTCTTCCCCTCAACAtcagtttcttcttcatccttaCTTTGGTTTTCACTACCAAAACCCTCTCGACTGGCATTGCCTCTCTTCCTATCCAAATCTGCTGTCGTCACTTGCAGTATCTGAATCAGGTCAGACTTATAGCACGCTCCTCCATTGCTTTCAAGTCTCGTACTTCCAATGGCAGAGTCAGCTCATAGCTCGCTCGCCAGTGGTGGCCAGCATGATGACCCCGCGTCCAAGCCTCATCTTGCTTCTACTGGGCTTGAGAATCAGGAAGAGGGAAATGCCCGAGAGGGTGATTATGATGTTGAGACGGTAGAGCGTATCTACAGGTTTGTGACTAATCTCTTCTCAAATcgatatatacttataatatgAATTGTAGAAAGATCGATCGTCGTATCATTCCTGGTAAGTTTGCTTTGTACCACCTGTGAAACCATTCACTCATCATGTTGCAGCTTTCTGGGTCCTATACTTCCTCTGCTCAGCCATCAGGTCCAACATTGGTATTGCTCAAACCatgaacaaggacaagggaCACGATCTCATGACTGTCCTTGGAATGACTCCAAAGGATGTCTCAACTGCTCTGGCCCTCTTCTACGTTGCATATGTCATCTTTGACTGTCCTTCCAACCTCATCATGAGCAAGCTGAGCCCTCGTCTTTGGATGGCACGTATTGTCTTTGCTACCAGTGTCATTGGAACTTGCTTCGCTGCTGTCAATGATCCTTGGAGTGTGAAGCTACTTCGATTCTTGCTTGGACTCGTCATTGCTGGCATGTGGCCTGGTATGGCTTTCTACCTCACCTTGTTCTACCCTCCTTCCCGTACCGGCCAGCGAATTGGCTACTACTTCACTGCGTCTCAAGTGTCTGCTGCCGTTGTTGGTCTCGTGTCTGCGGGATTTCAACTCATGGATGGAGAGAGGGGTATTGTGGGTTTCCGCTGGATGTTCATGGTCTATGGCCTTGTTGGTGTCGTTCTGAGCGTTATCCTCCTGTGGTGGCTCCCCGACCGCCCTCTTGCACCTGGCCAGACCCGACCCAAGACTGGTATCTTCAAGTGGCTCCCCGCTACCCCTGAGGTTCTCAAGGGCCAAGACGCAGTTATTCACTACCACGACCTTCGACGTGTTTATCACGCTCGACCCTGGAACTTTAGGGACTTAGGCCTTGTTCTGATCGACTGGCGTCTCTGGCCCCTGACTTTGATGTATTTCGGTGTTGTTGGCGTCGGTATTGGTACCCAGATGTATGGATCCGTCATCATCGCCTCTATCCGACCCGAGGCCAGCGGCGTCGAAGTGAGTCTTCTGTTTGCGCCGATCTGGATTATGGatctcatcgccattctcatTGTCACCCCTATCTCAGACCGCTTCCACCGATCTCGCCCGTACTTCTTCTCCGCTGCTGTGTGCATCCAGATTGCCGGTCTGCTTACAACCACTCTGGCAACTAGCAACGGCTGGGCTCGATATGGAGGTCTTCTTATGGTCGGTTTCGGTCTTGGTCCTACTGTCCCCATCTGCATGGCTTGGAGCTCTGAGATCTTCCAGAAGCGCCATGGCGAAGTCGGAGTTGCTGCCGCGACTGCGTTGGTCTCTGGTCTTGGTAATCTGGGTAGTGTCATGACAACTTATGCCCTCTACACTGGCTGGCCTGAGGACGCCGCCCCTGGCCCTCATCAATACCGCAAGAGCAACTACACCATGATCGGAATTCTGTGCATGAGCATTCTCAGCTCATTCGCGATGAAGGCTCTTCTCACATATTTCGGCAACCCAGCCAGCAGCAAGCTTCAGTCAGACTCGTCCAGTGAGTTTGAGGATGGTGCAGCCCGACGAGAGGGCCAGGAGCGCGGTTTCCGATCTCTTCCttggaagaagtcgagcCGCATTTAAGTCTACGGAACTCCCTAGATTCGTCCACCTAAgctgcatcttcaacaatcGCCCTGGCTGACGTCTCTTAATTGAGCAACTGGCAGCAGCCCAACCTGCTGGTTCAGCTGCCTGTATCAACATGGCTATTCACTCATGACAAGCCTTGACGACATtcacttctcatcctcattcGTGTGGGATCAATCGTTACGCCTTAGGGTGTCGCCAAATTTTCGATCTGTTATACATGCCACTAATATGACGGCCTCGACTACGATTTATGCTTAGAGGACTCCCTGGTCTTGCGAACAGCTTGGTGACAATGCTTCAGCGCTATCACCCTGCTCCCCTCTTAAGTCCAGACTCTTCGAGTATTTACCCCATCGGACTATTTTGATCGTTTTACTTTGATGTTTACGCATTGTTTTGCTCTTTATTATGATACCCCATCAGCGTTTGTACACGCTGTCCTACGAGTTTCCCCATTTCCCTCGGCAGCGAAAGTGCTTCTACGCCATCGCTTTGCGGATAGTGTGTTGAACCAGAGCTCGCGGCGACAATGCTTGTTACGCTATCGTTTGGCGAGTTCTGTGGGCGTTTTGTGTTTCTTTTTAGGCGGGAAAGGTTGCATATGactctttgatcttggctaCGGTGATGGTATATTATTTGATCTTTATCATCTAGTCTTGGTTAGCATATAATATGAACAAGATGTATGCTCTCGCGCTTTATCCAACCAATGCCTTTTGTGACTATTCAAAACTTGTATGGGGAAGGGGATATAGGGGAATACTGGTGAGACTATCATTAAACCTTTCTTCTATACGCTTATGGAAGCGAGCACATCCAGGCCACACATCACATTCATATACTCACTGGCAAAGATACATAATCTCAGGAAGTGATGTTTTCTATTCTCTAATCCGGGCGGTACATACATCGTGTTACACGCCCGCAGGCAATATCATAAGCACATGAAGATAACAAAAGGGACAAAAAGTTCAACTCCAAATCTCAATATTTCTCATTCCTCTGCGTACCATCATCCTCCCCTAGTCACAGAATTTCCAGTCACAGACGGAAGTGTGACCGCGGGAGGATGACAGTCGCCACCCTTTGAAAAGAACTCCTCCCCCAAAATATCCTACACTCTAAAACCCTTGTGCATTGTTTTTATCCCAAATTTGTCTGAAGTTGAATAGAAAAAAGGAAACTGTGGCCAAGCTGCGCTTGTTTACCAGAAGCCGAGCATGCGGCGGAATCGCTCAGGAGCGGGCACGTCGCTGTGAAGGCGGGCGGCCTCGACGGTCGCGGTCACGTAAACTGTCTCGGGCTCAGGGGCACGGGTAGTGGCCAGAGTGGTGGAGGCAGGGCAGGCTGTGACAACGGAAGTGATGACTTTGGCGGTCTCCTTGCCAGCACCACAGGGGACGGTGACGGTCTCGGTGACCTGGTTGGTAAGGGTGACAGTCTCGACGCCAACGGTCATGGTGTTGACACCAACGGTGACGTAGGAGGTGACTTGGTTGGTAacagtcttggtgatgacagtctcaccagcagcagGGACGGTAGTCTCCTGGTCGATGGCGCCCTCGGAAGTCTCGGCGGAAGTCTCAGCGGGAGGAACGACCACTGTAGTCTTCTCACCCTCGCCAGGAACGGTGACGACACCAGTGCCGGTAGGGACACCATTGGAGACAGTGATAGCAGTAGTGCTGATCTCGCCGTCAGACTTGGTCATGGTGATGATAACTACACCAGTGGAAGTAGCAGTGACAGTCTCGTCAGCCTCGGAGGTCTCAGCACCAAGGGCAGTAGAACCAACGGCCTCAGAGTCACCAGAGGTCTCAGCAGTAGCAGTGgtctcagcagcctcggaGGTAGGGGCAACCTCAGCAGAGGACTCGACCTGGGTCTCGGGAGGGGTGACACCAGTGCCAGTGGGAACACCGTTGGTGAGAGTGATAGCAATGGTGCTAATCTCGCCATCGGACTTGGTCATGGTGACAACAGTGACAGCCTCAGAGCTCTCGACAGCGCCAGGGGCAGTCTCAGTGGCAGCCTCAGAAGTCTCAGCACCAAGAGCGGTAGAgccagcagcctcagcatcgGAGGTTGTCTCAGCGGCGGCAGTCTCGGTGGTCTTGACAGCGCCAGTGGATGTAGGTCCCTCGATGACAGGGGTACCATCGGAGATGGCGCAAGACTCAGAGACAGTGAGGGTTCGGGTAGAGATGACAACATGGCCGCCAACACCGGGCTTGGTCTTGCCAGTGACCTCGGCGTCAGAGGGCAGAATAACGGAAGCGGTCTCAGTGGACTCCTTGGTGATGGGAGTAGGAGCCTTGGCAGTTGAGGAGGCATCGGCACGGCAAATCTCACGCTGCTTCTGGCAATCAGAGACCTCGAAGTTCTTTCCAGCATTCTCAGAGCAGTCCTTGAACTGCTTGTCACAAGCATCAGTGAGAGCCTCGCCGAGCTCAGGGAAGGTCTTCTCGTCAGAACCGGTACCGACAACGAAGTCACCCTTGTTGCCACGCTTGACGGGAGGGCAGGCGGCACCAATAACGACAGTGCGGTGGAAGATGGTAACTTCACGGATAACAACGATAACAGGCTTGTTCACCTTGCTGACAACAGCGCTGCTGGTAGCGGCCTCTGAAGAAACGGCACCGGGGAGTTCATCAGAGCCAGTGGTCTCAGCGCCAGCGGCAACAGTGGTGTTGGCGAAGGGTCCGGGCTGAGTGGAAACAGTGCTCTGTCCCTTACCAGTagtgaggatgatggtggtAGGAATAGGAGCCTCAGTCTCAGTGCTGGCGTCAGCCTCATTAGTGGCGGTGTTGGCAGTCTGAGTAGCGTTGTCGACATCAGtggtctcctcctcaacaggAGCGGAGGTCTCGGCAGAGGTCTCGGCGGCGTCCTGGGTAGCTCCAGTAGTCTCAATAGCAGCAGAGGTGTCAAGGGTGGTCTCGCCAACAACTCCAGTGGCAGCAGTCTTGGTCTTACCACCAGCACACTTGGTGCAAGGGATGGTGATGGTTTGGTTGACGAAGCGAGTAGTACCACGGGTGATGAAAGAGGTAGGGACAACAGTGGTCACGTCAGCAGTCTGCTCAGTGATGGAACCGGAGTCAGTGGCCTCGGCAGTAGAAAGAGTCTCGGCCTCAGTAGTAGCAGCCTCGGAAACGGTCTCGCTGGAAGCCTCAGAGACAGCCTCAGAAGTACCAGCAGCTGCGGCATCACCAGAAGTAGTGGCATCAGCAGTGGAGAGAGCCTCGGACTCAGAGACGGTCTCAGAAACAGCCTCTGAAGTACCCTCAGCACCAGCGTCAGCGGTAGAAGCAGTGCACTTAGAGCAAGGGATGGTGACGGTCTCATCAACGAAGATAGTGGTGCCGTCTGTGATGTAAGAAGTAGGAATGACAGTTACTTCAGCAGTCTGGTCAGAAACACTGCCAGCATCGCTGGTGATGACAGTAGTGATAACCTCAGAAGTGACCTCGGCGTCGGCATCACCAGCAGTGGAGGCTGTGCATCGAGAGCAAGGAATTGTGACAGTCTCGTCGACGAAGATAGTGGTGCCGTCAGTGATGTAAGAGGTAGGAACAACGGTCACCTCAGGAACATCAGGCACCTCATAAGGGTTGCCAGCAGAagtcttgggcttctgaCGAGTAACAGTCCTGGTGAGTGTGACCTTCTCCTGGGCAATGACACCCTCAACGAGAGCCTGCAGGCTGACAGCCGCGATAAGAACGTTGCGCATGAACATGGTGAAGGAAGTAAATCGGAAAGTCGTAGATTGgtttgatgttttgttgaTTTGGCAATGAGTGAAAATACTCTATCAAAGAGCAAAGTTGTTGTTAACTTGGGGAAAAGGCGGCCAAAGCACCTGTCAAAGGGAACGACTGAGAAAAGAAGCCCAAACCTGGGAACAAAACGGAAAGAGACTGAATGAGAGTTGAGTATGAAGAAGAGTTGGACTCCAAAGAAGCAGCGACAGCTTTGTCTTTAAGAAGGCATCTCGCCTGCCAGTATAGTATCAAAGACCTCAGCGTCAAACTCTGACGGGTGGCGGAGCAAACGGacatccttgacatcgaTCGGGACTTAATTAAAGTGGTCTCAACATGAGACGTGATGGATATGGGCGCCCCCTCATGTGCCTTGATTCAGCGAGATTCTAGGATCAGTATAGACGAGACGTGGTTTGGAAGCAAGCAAGTGGATAACTGAGCATGGACAGACATTACCGTATTAGGCTCGAGGGCCTAGGACGAGTTGCCTTGTGGACTGGATGATAGATGCAGAATAGCATGGGCCCCAGATGCAAGGCTCGCGTCCTCAGCAGATAGTGGAGGGATTGACGGCCCCTGTCACCGTCCATCTGGTCATGATGAATTATCCGGGAGCCAATGGTAGCCAAGCCAAATAGTTCTCTCATGATGGGGACTTGTTGATGGTTCTGTCCGGTTGCCTCGGTTCTTTTGGAATCAGCAAGCGTTCACCGGTTGTTGATATACGGCCGACGGTATAACGGTGAAACTATACCCGCCAGATCCAAAAATAGGACGGGCCAGCACTTGCTGGTAAACAATATGGATGAGACGGCTCATGATGATTAGAGAGAAGAGCTAAGTTTGAAGTTGTTTATTCGGTCCAGTGCCGATCCTCCTAGTAATTTAATTTGCCGCTCAAACAGATTCGTTGTTTGTGATGTGACAATGTGATGAGATCCgggtgaggtgaggtgaggtgaggttaCCGGAATAATTGTCAAGGCTAGGTTGCTCTAGAAAGGATCGTATGCAGGGATGCGATGCATGGGAATATGCATAAAGTGGAGGTTGCAAGGGGGCGGGGTTTTAACGTCGCACCAGACTCCGAGAGACATGGGGGAGACAAGGGTTTATCGTTTGCTTTTCCATGTATGACGGGAATATCAGAAATACGAGTAAACGGTGTATTACAGCACTAGGTATGGATTTGATCATGACAATTATCGATACTATTACTTTCGGATCTCGGTTCAGTTGCATCGTTGTTTTGACGATCTCAACCTGAACCACTTACAAGATACTCAGCCTCTTTCAACTTCTCTTCTCACACAAGACAATGCCAAGTAACAGATCGGACAGACCGTCCGCAAAGATTTCCTCTTCAGAGACCAAAGCCTTGGATGACAGGTGACGAGAttggtgatgctgagagAGGCCCTGGTCCAAGCGCTTCGTCTCTTACTGTAGATGAATCAAATCCAAGTTTCATGGCTCCCCAACCTTGCCTCACCCTTGTTTCAGAAACAGCTCCACGACCCG contains these protein-coding regions:
- a CDS encoding related to putative tartrate transporter, translated to MAESAHSSLASGGQHDDPASKPHLASTGLENQEEGNAREGDYDVETVERIYRKIDRRIIPAFWVLYFLCSAIRSNIGIAQTMNKDKGHDLMTVLGMTPKDVSTALALFYVAYVIFDCPSNLIMSKLSPRLWMARIVFATSVIGTCFAAVNDPWSVKLLRFLLGLVIAGMWPGMAFYLTLFYPPSRTGQRIGYYFTASQVSAAVVGLVSAGFQLMDGERGIVGFRWMFMVYGLVGVVLSVILLWWLPDRPLAPGQTRPKTGIFKWLPATPEVLKGQDAVIHYHDLRRVYHARPWNFRDLGLVLIDWRLWPLTLMYFGVVGVGIGTQMYGSVIIASIRPEASGVEVSLLFAPIWIMDLIAILIVTPISDRFHRSRPYFFSAAVCIQIAGLLTTTLATSNGWARYGGLLMVGFGLGPTVPICMAWSSEIFQKRHGEVGVAAATALVSGLGNLGSVMTTYALYTGWPEDAAPGPHQYRKSNYTMIGILCMSILSSFAMKALLTYFGNPASSKLQSDSSSEFEDGAARREGQERGFRSLPWKKSSRI
- a CDS encoding probable 3-demethylubiquinone-9 3-methyltransferase, whose product is MSIGKLTTCLWFEDQGEEAAKHYVSIFAPDSKINTIQRYTPAGQDQHGQEPGRVMVVEFELRGRSFVALNGGPAKWKFSEAISLMIDCKDQAEVDHYWGKLSEGGDEARQQCGWLADKFGVAWQVVPSALKEMMGSEDKAAAGRATAAMMEMKKFDIAELEKAYKG